The Terriglobus sp. TAA 43 sequence AGATTTGTTCGTTGCACAATACGCAAATAATTAAGTGAAATACGCAACGAATCGATTTCGGAGTGAAGATGGACTACTCGAGCTTCAACTTACAAGACAAGGTTGCCATCGTAACGGGCGCATCGCAGGGTATAGGACGGGCTATCGCTCTGGGGCTGGCTCAGGCAGGGGCGCATCTGGTTCTCTCCAAGCATCCCGGGCCGCGACTGGAAGAGATCCAGAATCTCAAGCAAGAGATTGAAGAGCTTGGTCGACGTGTCCTGATCGTTCCGGCAGATGTCGGGATAGTAAGTGACGTTCAGAAGTTAGTGGATAGTGCTGTCGCGGAATTTGGACGCATTGATATTCTTGTCAATAATGCGGGCTGGACCGGGACCGGACCTGCTCTGGATGTCAGTGAAGAAGAGTTTGACAAGACCATTACGGCTTCGCTCAAGAGTGTCTTCTTTGCGTCGCAGGCGGCGGCAAAAGTGATGTTGCCCCAGGGAAGTGGTCGCATTATCCAGATCGGATCTAACTTTGGTGTTATCGCGTTTAAGAACCGTGCGCTCTACGCTGCTGTGAAGGCCGCGGTGCATCATTTAGCGAAATCGCTTTCGCTGGAGTGGGCACAACAGGGTGTACTGGTGAATGTTGTTGCGCCCTGCATCACCGAAACGGAATCGCGGAAGAACATTCTTGAAAAGCCTGGTTACAAAGAGTGGGCGACACAGGAGATGATTCCGCGGGGCCGTTGGAACCAGCCTGAAGATCTGGTGGGCGCAGTGTTATTCCTGGCGAGTCCTTTCGCCGATATGGTGGTAGGACAAACGCTGATGGTTGATGGCGGTTGGACGATCCACTAACGAGTACACGCTAACTCCCGAACGAGAGATGACCACGAGGACGAAGATGAAGTTGGTGGGTAAGATCGCGCTAGTGACCGGCGCAGGACAAGGTATTGGTAAGGGAATCGCTGAAGTTCTTGCGGACGAAGGTGCAGACATTGTCATCAATGACATTCATGTCGATGAGCGCTGCGACGCATTAGCCGAAGCCATTCAAGAGAAGGGAAGGCGCGCCCTAGTTGTTGCTGGTGATGTAAGTAAGCGCGCAGACGTGGATCGTATCTTCGATGCGGCCTCAGACTTCGGCCCTATTGATGTGCTGGTCAATAATGCGGGAATTGAAACCATCATCCCTTTTCTGGAACTTACCGACAAGCAGTGGGAGGAAGTCACTGAGGTCAATCTGAAGAGCCAGTGGATGTGTGCACAGACTTTCTGCAAGCGCGCCATTGCAGAGGATCGAAAGGGCACGATCGTCAACATCGGATCGATTCAAGCGGCTCGTGTGCTGCCAGGCCGCACTCACTATGCTCCAAGCAAGCTGGCTATTGAAGCACTTACGCGCAATATCTCTGCTGAGATGGGGTACTACGGCATCCGTGTGAACTGTGTTCACCCCGGTCTGATCGATACGCCAATGATCCGTTGGGTATTGGAGAGTCCCGAAATCCTGCCTGGAGTGGTGGGACAGATTTCCTTGGGACGTCCGGGCCAGCCTGTAGAAGTTGGCAAGGCCGTTGCGTTCCTTGCATCGGATGATGCCTCGTACATCACGGGGCAATCGATCTACGTCGATGGCGGGTGGGTCGGTAAATAAACTACGACTCCCGCTGACCCCTCGGGAAGCCTTATCGCACAGAAGCCATGCGCAACTGTGGGCTGCGTGGAGTAGAAGGATTGGGCCCATCAAACTGACGAACAGCCAGCTCATGGGGAAACTTCCCGGCATGCATGAATGCCGCCCGCAGGCCGTCCCTGACGGGGATTCTGTCGATATCTCTGTACTCAATCCGCTGCGATAAATTTGCTCGTAACGCGCTGGTCCGCGATCGCTCCGAGCGGTACCCAGGGCTCAACATCATGTGCAGGGAGCGACTCCGGCTTCCATGGCGATTCCATGACGCTTTGGTGGATGAAGGAGTTTGGCGGGATGAGGCGATTACGCCCCATTGGGAGTATGAACTTTCTCTTTTTCACATGAGGGTCCTGTTGGGGGAGGAATTCGCACGCCCACCAAAACCCTTTTAATGAACTATGCGGGTCTGCCTTTGCGTTTGGTTCGACATACTCCGGGAGGCCCTGGAGCTTGGGAAACGCCGAGCACTTGCCGAGGACGATCTTCGCCTTGTAGTCATTGACTTCCAGACCGTGCGCAATGGCTTCCACCATCATCCACTCCAATGCTATTTTCGATAAGCCGCTGGTCGCCTCCGGGTAGCTGCCACCAATGTCAGAATGGACACCTGCGAACCATACCTGCCGGAAGTCCTGCGGCGAACGATACTCACCCCAAAGATTGTCCTGATAAAAGCAGCGACGTTCGTGTATGGAAACCGCGTGACGGCCCACTTCGATGATGGGATTTGTGCCCAGGAACGGCAGCGTGATGGGATCGTAGACCCAGCCGTAGCTGGCCACCGTGTCCCAAAGACCGCAGAACTTTATCTTCACGGGATTCGCGTGTGAAAACTGCCATTTGAATACCTCATCCGACGTGAACTGTGTGATCCTGCCTTTCGCGTCCCTGCTTCGCTTGGAATACATGTCGAGGATGTACGGGATCGCACCGTGATTGCCATGGCAGAGTAGGCCGAAGACATTCATGAGACTTGCCAGGGCCCGGACCGTGAAGGCTCCCCGGCTGAAGCCGAAGAGGTAGATCTCGTCACCGTCTTCATAGTTGTCCATGAGGTAGCGATAGGCGTCGCCTACGTTGCGCAGTAGTCCACTGCCGAAGGCCAATCCCTTGATCTTGGATACATGCTTGCTGAAGAAGCCGCGCGCATTCGGGTCACCCATCGTTCCCACGCCGGGATGATAGTAAGCGACCTGACCGGGGCCTATTTGGAGGGAGCTGTAAAGTTTCGCAACGTTGGACTCCTCCGAGACTTTTTCGAAACCGTTTCCGGTGCCATCACAGCAGATAACAATCTTCTTACTCATGATGCGTAGCTCCTCAGCAATGAACTGCGGGTACTCGATTGAAACGTGGAGAGAGCGAATGATATCACCCACGAAAACGGTTGAATCACTAATTTCTCTCAATTGTTTCCGTCTTCGAAAAGTAATCGCCTAAATCAATCGAGCCCCCCGACGCCGATGCGACGGAGGGCTCGATTGATCTGTTCGGGCGGTTTTATCAAACCTCCAGGATTGAAACTTCTTTCACCTTTGCTGGTCCTGAGGCCGAGCGTTGAATCAGGAGTGTCTTCAATTCCCAAGGGGCGAGGTTGATGGAATAGTCGACGTTGAGGAACGTGCTCTTCAACGACGTCTTCGTCGCTGTTCCGGTACGTTCTTGTAAGCGAACGATGTAGCCGTCCTTAACGCTTTCAGCAGGCTTGAGTGCGAGCACCCAAACCGAGCTGGGGGAGACCTCAAAGAACGACTGTTCCCATTCCAGGTGTCCCGTGTGAGCAGAGGTCATGACATATTCAGCCGGGCTTTGCAGTTCTTCCGCGAGGCGATCCAACGCTAACTGAGAATGCGTACCCTTCCTGGCCACA is a genomic window containing:
- a CDS encoding SDR family NAD(P)-dependent oxidoreductase yields the protein MDYSSFNLQDKVAIVTGASQGIGRAIALGLAQAGAHLVLSKHPGPRLEEIQNLKQEIEELGRRVLIVPADVGIVSDVQKLVDSAVAEFGRIDILVNNAGWTGTGPALDVSEEEFDKTITASLKSVFFASQAAAKVMLPQGSGRIIQIGSNFGVIAFKNRALYAAVKAAVHHLAKSLSLEWAQQGVLVNVVAPCITETESRKNILEKPGYKEWATQEMIPRGRWNQPEDLVGAVLFLASPFADMVVGQTLMVDGGWTIH
- a CDS encoding SDR family NAD(P)-dependent oxidoreductase translates to MAVGRSTNEYTLTPEREMTTRTKMKLVGKIALVTGAGQGIGKGIAEVLADEGADIVINDIHVDERCDALAEAIQEKGRRALVVAGDVSKRADVDRIFDAASDFGPIDVLVNNAGIETIIPFLELTDKQWEEVTEVNLKSQWMCAQTFCKRAIAEDRKGTIVNIGSIQAARVLPGRTHYAPSKLAIEALTRNISAEMGYYGIRVNCVHPGLIDTPMIRWVLESPEILPGVVGQISLGRPGQPVEVGKAVAFLASDDASYITGQSIYVDGGWVGK
- a CDS encoding DUF2235 domain-containing protein, which encodes MSKKIVICCDGTGNGFEKVSEESNVAKLYSSLQIGPGQVAYYHPGVGTMGDPNARGFFSKHVSKIKGLAFGSGLLRNVGDAYRYLMDNYEDGDEIYLFGFSRGAFTVRALASLMNVFGLLCHGNHGAIPYILDMYSKRSRDAKGRITQFTSDEVFKWQFSHANPVKIKFCGLWDTVASYGWVYDPITLPFLGTNPIIEVGRHAVSIHERRCFYQDNLWGEYRSPQDFRQVWFAGVHSDIGGSYPEATSGLSKIALEWMMVEAIAHGLEVNDYKAKIVLGKCSAFPKLQGLPEYVEPNAKADPHSSLKGFWWACEFLPQQDPHVKKRKFILPMGRNRLIPPNSFIHQSVMESPWKPESLPAHDVEPWVPLGAIADQRVTSKFIAAD